DNA sequence from the Alkaliphilus metalliredigens QYMF genome:
AGGACAGTTTTATTAATGGTACTCATTAACTCATCCATTCTTTGTTCAACATTTTCATGGACACGATTTCCGTAGGTAGATTCAAGAATAAGGTAGTCCGCATCATCAATGATTTCTGGATCTCGGATCAGAGGCTTGTTTTTCATCCCTAAATCCCCAGAGAAAACAATTTTCACCGTATCTTTTTCTTCAGTAATCCACAGCTCAATAATAGAAGAGCCTAATACATGTCCTGCATCCCGGAATCGAACCGAAATACTTTCATTTAAATTAATCTTTTGGTTATAAAGAACTGAATCAAAATAGCGAAGACTTGAGAGGGCATCCTCTACTGTATATAAAGGCTTAATGGGAGGCTTACCAGATCTTTTACGCTTACGATTTTCCCATTCTACATCGGATTGCTGGATATGTCCACTATCGACGAGCATAATTTCCGACAAGTCCTTGGTTGCCTTTGTACAGAATATTTTACCATTGAAGCCTTCTTTGACTAATTTTGGAATCCGACCACTATGATCAATGTGTGTATGACTGAGTAAAAGAAAGTCGATCTCTTTAGGATCGTACTGAAAGGGCTCATAATTTAAGGCTTCTAATTCATTGCTACCTTGAAACATACCACAGTCTAATAGGATTTTGTGTTTGTCTGTACTAATTAAGACATTGGAGCCGGTCACAACCTTTGCGGCGCCGAAAAATTGTATTTTCAATTGAATTCCCCCTCGAGTTTAAAATATTATGCTTTATTATCTATACCCAAACTTAGGTGTAAACCTTCACAAAGAATGTGAATTTCAAAATATTTTTAACGAAGGGAGATAAAGGATTTTCATAGAAAACATCGAAATTAGAATGTATTATGTAAATACATGTAGAAATTCAGACAACAAACCAAGGTGGAAAAAATAAGAAGACAAAAACAAAAAAGGCTGATTGCCAATGAAAACCATTGACAGTTAGCCTTGTTATTTCTAAAATAAGAAGTAGAGAGAAAGTCTTTAAAATAGAAAATAACCGGCATTCATAGCATATAATAAAGTAGGGAGAAAGAGGATTTATTAAGTTCAAAAAGGGGGATACGATGGATGGTGAAAAATAGAAAGAGAAAAAGAAATAAACGGTTAGTTGCATTGTCCATGGTCGTATTTTTCTCATTATGGACTCTTTTTGTGTTATATCCTAATCCCTATCACCTTTTTGCAAGTGTCTATCGTATGTTCCGGCCGGCGGTTGATGCAGCAGCGGTAGCTGAATTAATGGAACGGGCTCCTGGGGACCCAGAGGAAATAGAGAGGTTTGTTTTGAAGACAATCCCCTATGAGTACAATTGGCAGACATTTGGAATGCCCTTTTACTTTCCTACTACACAGGAGGCAATGACGGTGGGAGCTGGAGATTGTAAGGTTCGATTTATTGTATTGGCATCGCTATTTGAAGCCATGGAGATTCCTTATCAACAAACATTTTCATTAAGTCATTTCTGGGTTTCCTATGAGGGAAAAACACAAAGTGGCATAGAGCAGGATCAAAATGCATTTTTAACACGAACAGAAGAAGGAATAAGGCTACAAATTCCTAAGGAGAATATTAAGGATTCTCTTAATGTACTATGGGAAGGATTTTGGGTATATATGCCTCTTCATAGAAAAATATTGTTCTTAATGGGATTCCCTTTAAGCATATTAGTGGGAGTTTTAACCAATAGAAGAATTGTGAAGAAAGTGAAAATAAAAACGGAAAATAGTGAACTGGGTGAAGCCATAAGCGTATAGTGAAATACCTATGAGTTAAGGGCAGTGATATGAAAATCCAGGGGGAATATAGGGATAATTGATGGAAAAAGAAAGAAAGATGTCATTTCAGTCCATTTTGCAATGAAAACAATTAAAGATATTTTATACATTTAATTGAATAAACATGAAATTTAAAAGATGAATCTTTGATAATTCAAGGAGTGTGAGTGCTGGCATAAAATGCATACCTATGAAGTAGATCTAAAATATTAGCTAATAAAGGGGTGGATTTTCCGACGAGGAAAATTTACCCCTTTTCATAATGCAAGAAATGATATATAATATTGCAAAACAGCAAAAAGTTAAAATGTAATGTAAAAAAAGAAAAATGACATGAATATAGTTACTTTATTAAGAAGAGCTAGTGTAGTCATTTTCACAAAAAACAAACTAATGGAGGGAAAAAAATGAGAAAATTAATCGCAGTACTATTAGTTACACTATTAATGCTGGTTGGGTGCGGACAACAGTCAACGGGAGGAAATGAGGGACAACCCGAAGAGAACTCAAATCAATTCGTGACTGTTGCAACGGGACCAACCAGTGGCGTATATTATCCAATTGGAGGCGCAATTTCAAACATTGTACAGCATGAACTGGGATATAGATCATCTGTACAATCCACTGGAGCATCGGTTGAAAACATCAACCTACTATTAAACAATCGAGCGGAATTGGCCATTACCATGGCTGATGCAGTATTGCAAGCATATCAAGGGTTTGGGGCCTTTGAGGATCAAGAACCAAAGGAAGAATTAAGGGGAATCATGAGCTTGTATCCTAATTATGTACAGCTTGTAACCTTAAAAAGCACAGGTATTGAAACATTTGAAGATCTAGTAGGGAGACGTGTAGGAGTAGGTGCACCAAACTCAGGAGTTGAGTTGAATGCAAGATTAATGTTTGAAGCACATGGGATGACATATGATGATATTCGACCTGACTACTTAAACTATGGGGAAGCCATCGATCAAATTCGAAATGGAATGATCGAAGCAGCCTTTGTTACAAGTGGAATTCCTAACTCAACGGTGATGGATCTTGGAACAACAAATGAAATCAAGATCATTCCAATTGAGGGAGAAGGAATGGAATATTTACAAGAGCACTACCCATTCTTCTCTGCAACGGTGATACCAGCAGGAACCTATGATAACACAGAAGATATTAATACAGGAGCCATTATGAATCTGCTACTGGTTAATGGCAGTTTAGAGGAAGAAGATGTATACAATATGACAAAGGGATTATTTGACCATATGGATATGATACACAATTCTCACAATGCAGCCAAAGAGAATATTAATCTAGAAAGTGCATTAGATGGAATGGTTGTGCCATTACATCCAGGGGCAGAACGATACTTCAGAGAAGTAGGTGCAATTCAGTAATGAAATTGAATCGGAAAGGAGGGGATTCCCTTCTTTTCTATGCTTAAATATAACATAAAAAGAATGTCTGTTATTTTAATCATTGTTCTTGTGATGATCCCAATCCTTTTGGTAGGACGAGGACAGCTTTCGCTTCAATATGAATTGAACATTATGGATCAAGAAAATGAACAAGTACTCAAAAGTAAGTTGGTTAGACAGGGAGATGAAATTGCTTTTTACTGGATTCACTCTGTAGAGCATACCTCGTGGGTAGAAATTTTCACCCTAGAGGGACAACAGTTAAAGCTACAAGAAATTAGACTACAAGGTTTCGGGGCAGGAATTCCTCACGAAAGAGGTCAAGTGACGAGGGTTGAAGGTGGGGAAATAATCATGAGTCAAATTGATGAAGATTATGAAAGTTATCAATGGATCCATTCCCATACTGCTACAGAGAAAATTACAATAAATGGACAAGTGTTTATTAGAGCTGGGTCCTTACCCCATCATGGGTTTATGAAAATGATAATTAAAGAGAGGTGATTATATTGACTGATGTAAATATGGAAGTAAAACAACAGGAGTTGTTAGAGAAGTATGATAGTGAATCGCGGTTTCGTGTTTTTACAAATAAAACAACAGGATTTTTAGTGAGTGCTTTTGCGGTTGCTATTTCCTTATATCATCTATATGTTTCATACTTTGGCACTCCTGTTACATTGAAGCACAGATCCTTACATGTGGCATTAATTGTTGCCCTAGGATTTTTTGTTTTCCCAGGCTTTAAAAAGGCAAGACGAGATAGAATGCCGTGGTATGATTTAGGCTTAGGGCTATTGGCTCTGGCACCGGCAGCATATATTTGGATAGACTATTTAGGGATTGTACATCGAGCGGGTATTCCAAATCAATGGGACTTATTTATGGGTGTAATTTTAATCGCCCTAGTATTAGAATTAGTTAGAAGGGTAACTGGACTGGCGTTACCGATAATGGGAATACTCTTCATGCTATATGCTATTTTCGGACAGCAGATGCCTGGATTTTTTGGACATAGAGGATATCAATGGCAGGAGGTGGTAAACCATCTCTTTGTTTCAACAGATGGGATCTATGGAACGGCTGTAGGGGTGGCCTCCACCTATATTTTCTTATTTATTTTATTTGGTGCCTTTATGGCTAAATCTGGAATGGGTCAATTTTTTAATGATATTGCCTTGGCATTAGCGGGACATACAAAGGGGGGGCCTGCTAAAGTAGCTGTCATCGCCAGTGGGTTTTTAGGGAGTATTAATGGTGCCGCCGTGGCCAATGTTGTGACTACGGGAGCATTTACCATTCCCCTAATGAAAAAAACAGGATATAACGATGAGTTTGCAGGTGCGGTAGAAGCATCGGCTTCTGTTGGCGGGCAGCTGTTACCACCAATTATGGGAGCGGCGGCCTTTATCATGGCAGAGGTACTAGGGGTACAATATCGCGTCATTGTCATGGCAGCCATATTGCCAGCACTACTTTATTATGTAGGTATTATTACTCAGGTTCAAATGAGGGCCAATAAGAAAGGATTGAAAGGGATACCAAAGGATCAATTGCCAAAGGTAAAGGATGTCATGAAGGAGCGAGGACATTTACTAATTCCTCTAGTATTCCTAGTCTATATGCTTTTCTTTAGTGGTAAGACAATTATTTTTTCAGCCTTTCTAACAATTATTGTCACCGTTATGGTAAGTATGCTTCGTTCTACCACACGGATGAATGCAAAGGACATCTTTGAAGCCCTTGATTCCGGAGCAAGATCAGCTGTGCCAGTGGCCGTAGCCTGTGCAGCTGTAGGACCTATTGTGGGAGTTGCCAGTATTACTGGATTTGGTTTGAGTATGGCTTATGCAATTGTTTCACTGGGAGGAACCAGCTTACTCTTTACATTGATCTTCACAATGGTGACCTGTATCATCTTAGGAATGGGGCTACCCAGTATTCCGGCTTACTTGATTACCGCCACCATGGCGGCACCTGCCCTAGTACAATTAGGGATTGAGCCCCTTGTGGCACATTTATTTGTATTTTATTTTGCTATGTTTGCCAATATTACACCACCGGTGGCCTTGGCTTCCTTTGCAGCAGCGGGTATTTCTGGAGGAGACGCCATGAAAACCGGATTTGAGTCCGTGAAACTTTCCATAGCTGGATTCATTGTTCCCTATATGTTTGTCTATAATAGTGGACTGTTACTTCAGAATACGACATTAGCCCAAGGGACAGTCGTGATTGTCACTTCTGTTATAGGAGTCATTATGTTGGGAAGTGCGGCGGAAGGATACTTTTGGGCAACGATATCCATTGTACCACGGGGTATCTTATTTGTAGCTTCATTATTATTAATTAGTGCTAATTTAGCACAGGATGGTGTAGGTTTATTGATCATTGCCCTTGTATTGTTATTTCAATGGAGGAAAGCAAAACAGCAACACCGTGAAGTGATATCAGTTTAGTCTAGTTGCCGTATAATAAACCCAATAATAATTTTTGAAGAACCTGTATAGGAAAGTATTAAGCTTTCTTAGCAGGTTTTTTAGCATAGATAAGAAATGATATCTGAGTTATTATAGAGCCTAATAAAAGCCTATCAACTAAGTAAATTGTGCCCTAGATTAAAGGATTATGAAATATTTGTCGAAATATAAAGATATAGGGATATTATATATAACATAATGGGGTGGATCAGATGGCTTATCATATTTGCAGTGTTTGTGGCAGCTTTTTTGAACAAAATGGGCAAAAAAAATGCTTGAAGTGTCTAAATAAGGATGAGGAGCAATATGAAAAGGTAAGGAGTTATATTTCAAATCACCAAGGAGCCAGTGTTCTAGAAATTGCCTCGGAGACTGGGGTTTCGGCTAAGACCATTTTACGCTTTGTGGATGAGGGTGGATTTATTGTTGTGTCCAATGAGAAAGGGGAAAATAGGGTGATTGCACCAGAAAAAGAACAAGATAAAGGGATGGGCTACTATGCCAGAAGAACCAATGAAAATGGAGGAAGAAGTCGAGGATACGGAAGAAAAAAATAAATTTTACGACGGCTTTCATCGCTTCGAAAATCCAGCATCCATACGTATTCCATATACGCTACGGTGGCTGGATTTTCCTGTACATTAAACCTAGGTTTTTGTAGGATTTTTACGTTGTGGAATTATGTTTTTTATGGTTATCCTAATTATTTGTGACAAGGTTTTGGGTAAAGATAATTCACAATATAAGTCTCAATCAATTGGTCGTATGCCCCTTGAAGCTGTTTCATTAATAGATGTTCTGAGGAGGTATACTTTTTTTCATTTACTGAAGCGATGGGTAAAACCTTTGGGGATGTGCCAGTCAAAAATAGGGCTTCTACCTTATCTAAAAAAGAGAGGGGGATGGGTTGCTCTTTGACAGTAAGCCCTAAGTTTTGCCATAGTGTGATGACACGACTTCTTGTAATGCCTACCAATACATCCTGAGCTGTGGCAGTATAGAGAATACCTCCTTTAATACAAAAGAAATTAGACCGACTGCCCTCGGTGATCTCCCCCTTTTGATTGACTAAGAGAGCCTCATAGGATTTTTGGCCCGCCATGGCTTCGTTGATTTTTTCTCTAAAAGTCTGAGCCACAACCTTTGCATTGGGGTTTTCTCGTTGGGCTTCATATAAAATTGTATGAACACCCTCTGAATAGGCTTGATGAGAGGGATAATGACTGGGAATGAAAAACAAAAATAAATGAGGTTGTTGCCTATCATCATCATTAAAAATGATTTTAATATTTTTATCGGGAAATTGGTTTAGTTCAATTAAGCGATGAATTTCCCTTTGTAGATTTTCTTGGCTATAGGGGAAGTTCAGACCTAGGAGTTCAGCTGAATGAACAAAGCGTTGGAAGTGCTCCTCAAAAAAGAGGGGAACGCCTTGAGCCACTCGTAGGACTTCATAGATTGTAGGGTCA
Encoded proteins:
- a CDS encoding TAXI family TRAP transporter solute-binding subunit, whose protein sequence is MRKLIAVLLVTLLMLVGCGQQSTGGNEGQPEENSNQFVTVATGPTSGVYYPIGGAISNIVQHELGYRSSVQSTGASVENINLLLNNRAELAITMADAVLQAYQGFGAFEDQEPKEELRGIMSLYPNYVQLVTLKSTGIETFEDLVGRRVGVGAPNSGVELNARLMFEAHGMTYDDIRPDYLNYGEAIDQIRNGMIEAAFVTSGIPNSTVMDLGTTNEIKIIPIEGEGMEYLQEHYPFFSATVIPAGTYDNTEDINTGAIMNLLLVNGSLEEEDVYNMTKGLFDHMDMIHNSHNAAKENINLESALDGMVVPLHPGAERYFREVGAIQ
- a CDS encoding TRAP transporter permease, whose protein sequence is MIILTDVNMEVKQQELLEKYDSESRFRVFTNKTTGFLVSAFAVAISLYHLYVSYFGTPVTLKHRSLHVALIVALGFFVFPGFKKARRDRMPWYDLGLGLLALAPAAYIWIDYLGIVHRAGIPNQWDLFMGVILIALVLELVRRVTGLALPIMGILFMLYAIFGQQMPGFFGHRGYQWQEVVNHLFVSTDGIYGTAVGVASTYIFLFILFGAFMAKSGMGQFFNDIALALAGHTKGGPAKVAVIASGFLGSINGAAVANVVTTGAFTIPLMKKTGYNDEFAGAVEASASVGGQLLPPIMGAAAFIMAEVLGVQYRVIVMAAILPALLYYVGIITQVQMRANKKGLKGIPKDQLPKVKDVMKERGHLLIPLVFLVYMLFFSGKTIIFSAFLTIIVTVMVSMLRSTTRMNAKDIFEALDSGARSAVPVAVACAAVGPIVGVASITGFGLSMAYAIVSLGGTSLLFTLIFTMVTCIILGMGLPSIPAYLITATMAAPALVQLGIEPLVAHLFVFYFAMFANITPPVALASFAAAGISGGDAMKTGFESVKLSIAGFIVPYMFVYNSGLLLQNTTLAQGTVVIVTSVIGVIMLGSAAEGYFWATISIVPRGILFVASLLLISANLAQDGVGLLIIALVLLFQWRKAKQQHREVISV
- a CDS encoding DUF1850 domain-containing protein, with the protein product MLKYNIKRMSVILIIVLVMIPILLVGRGQLSLQYELNIMDQENEQVLKSKLVRQGDEIAFYWIHSVEHTSWVEIFTLEGQQLKLQEIRLQGFGAGIPHERGQVTRVEGGEIIMSQIDEDYESYQWIHSHTATEKITINGQVFIRAGSLPHHGFMKMIIKER
- a CDS encoding MerR family transcriptional regulator, whose translation is MAYHICSVCGSFFEQNGQKKCLKCLNKDEEQYEKVRSYISNHQGASVLEIASETGVSAKTILRFVDEGGFIVVSNEKGENRVIAPEKEQDKGMGYYARRTNENGGRSRGYGRKK
- a CDS encoding aminotransferase class IV, producing the protein MQTNQLQNQVSEAYFLHNGEVCPIEVFQSLQIHHDPTIYEVLRVAQGVPLFFEEHFQRFVHSAELLGLNFPYSQENLQREIHRLIELNQFPDKNIKIIFNDDDRQQPHLFLFFIPSHYPSHQAYSEGVHTILYEAQRENPNAKVVAQTFREKINEAMAGQKSYEALLVNQKGEITEGSRSNFFCIKGGILYTATAQDVLVGITRSRVITLWQNLGLTVKEQPIPLSFLDKVEALFLTGTSPKVLPIASVNEKKYTSSEHLLMKQLQGAYDQLIETYIVNYLYPKPCHK